A part of Salmo trutta chromosome 15, fSalTru1.1, whole genome shotgun sequence genomic DNA contains:
- the LOC115148747 gene encoding protein SMG8-like, with translation MALPVSVGALLESEVIEDPLYKDEGLCVLGIFGKTAMLPGSPKEFLINTLADKHIYPLFGLDETDNHNSGSLIQAYYSQENRVLYLVLTSVCDNRQLLWACESLSTGVGHSEAHEFWKGADKQHCLALLYLFSLCHVLLLVHPTCCFDVTYDRLFRALDALRQKVLPLLRAAIKDSIISKEWKVNCRPCPPRLLFVFQMNGALRSYGGNGSDPSGGNADKPKKHSPRRRLQHALEDQIYRIFRKSRVLTNQSSNCLFTVPANQAFVYVVPGPEEDPVAAVLGQLRSNCALRENDTSTSVPGPRRYQQMRHSARQPSFNVESSSLSGGQLVDCSLKEFLWQHVELVLTKKGFDDSVGRNPQPSHFELPTYSKWAQVAYRLHQVMIANTEEETAELAVKVQSQLKFLEGFLDADAKFSENRCQKALPLAHSAYQSNLPHNYTTTVHKNQLTQALRVYSQHARGVAFQRYALQLHEDCYKFWSNGHQLCEERSLTDQHCVHKFHLLPQPDEKPEMDRNPPILNHNSRGRSTSSCNCGRKQAPREDPFDIQAANYDFYQMFEEKCCGKLERIDFPVFQPSTPDPAPACEEAPRPTEVAAPVPVPPSGSEPGSGPSEGERLKESIPASHPVSHTPGESTSLSLALSLGQSTDSLGPYGDGGGGEGQEKRPSLVDRQASTVEYLPGMLHSGCSKGLLPKFSSWSLVKLGPAKTYNPHTGLEQPGFLPGSSFLLPWDVVIRSRSEEEVGLTEPLDGGPSSWPAPNKTVAGKRGSAGGLGRGRRRDDVARAFVGFEYEDSRGRRFLSSGPDKVVKVLGPGGAKEPATRALNTDMPLYIPSPAQGRGLKTHYAQLARLYIVVPDAPLEITLNPQVQPGPPPCPVFHPEQTELVLPPDGLWVLRFPYSYVTDRGPCYPPKENQPLASYKVLRGILRANTASPLPPQ, from the exons ATGGCGTTGCCCGTGAGTGTGGGAGCGCTTCTAGAATCAGAAGTAATAGAGGATCCATTATACAAAGATGAAGGTCTCTGTGTACTTGGTATATTCGGTAAGACTGCAATGCTACCCGGATCACCGAAAGAGTTTCTAATCAACACGCTCGCGGACAAGCACATCTATCCACTATTTGGACTGGACGAGACAGACAATCATAACAGTGGAAGTTTGATTCAGGCGTACTACAGCCAAGAAAACCGCGTATTGTATCTGGTGCTTACTTCTGTTTGTGATAACCGACAGCTTTTGTGGGCGTGCGAGTCTTTGAGTACGGGCGTCGGACACTCGGAGGCGCACGAATTCTGGAAAGGAGCGGATAAACAGCATTGCTTAGCATTGCTTTACCTATTCTCGTTGTGCCATGTCCTGCTACTGGTCCATCCAACATGCTGTTTTGATGTCACCTATGACAGATTGTTCCGTGCTCTGGATGCACTTCGCCAGAAAGTTCTGCCACTACTACGTGCTGCAATCAAAGATTCCATCATATCCAAAGAATGGAAGGTGAACTGCCGCCCCTGTCCCCCTCGCCTGCTATTCGTATTCCAGATGAATGGAGCCCTGCGAAGCTATGGTGGAAATGGTTCAGACCCTTCTGGGGGAAATGCTGATAAGCCCAAGAAACACTCGCCAAGGAGACGCCTCCAGCATGCATTGGAAGACCAGATATATCGCATTTTCCGGAAAAGTCGGGTCCTCACCAACCAGAGCAGTAATTGCTTATTCACTGTCCCTGCTAACCAAGCGTTTGTTTACGTGGTGCCTGGGCCAGAGGAGGACCCAGTGGCAGCCGTGCTGGGGCAGCTGCGCTCCAACTGTGCCCTGAGGGAAAATGACACCAGCACCTCGGTGCCTGGACCCAGGCGCTATCAACAAATGCGTCACTCTGCAAGACAACCATCCTTCAATGTAGAAAGCAGCAGCCTCTCAGGGGGGCAACTAGTAGACTGTAGTCTGAAGGAGTTCCTTTGGCAGCATGTCGAACTGGTGTTGACCAAGAAAGGCTTTGACGACAGCGTTGGTCGCAATCCGCAGCCTTCTCATTTTGAGCTGCCAACCTACTCCAAATGGGCACAAGTGGCCTACAGGCTGCATCAGGTCATGATAGCCAACACAGAGGAGGAAACTGCAGAGCTGGCCGTCAAAGTGCAGAGTCAGCTTAAGTTTTTGGAAGGTTTCTTGGACGCAGATGCCAAGTTCTCAGAGAACCGCTGCCAGAAAGCCCTGCCACTGGCACATAGCGCCTACCAGTCTAACCTTCCCCATAACTATACCACCACGGTGCACAAAAACCAACTGACACAAGCACTTCGGGTCTACAGCCAGCATGCACGCGGCGTAGCTTTTCAGCGCTACGCCTTGCAGTTGCACGAGGACTGCTACAAGTTCTGGAGTAATGGGCATCAGTTGTGTGAAGAGCGCAGTCTAACAGACCAACACTGTGTGCACAAGTTTCACCTACTGCCTCAGCCAG ATGAGAAGCCAGAGATGGACCGCAACCCGCCCATCCTCAACCACAACAGCAGGGGGCGTTCCACTAGCTCGTGTAACTGTGGCCGGAAGCAAGCCCCCCGTGAGGACCCCTTTGACATCCAAGCTGCCAACTACGACTTCTACCAA ATGTTTGAGGAGAAATGCTGCGGGAAGCTGGAGAGGATCGACTTTCCTGTTTTCCAGCCAAGCACCCCAGACCCAGCCCCGGCCTGTGAAGAAGCACCCAGACCCACTGAGGTGGCTGCCCCAGTTCCAGTCCCACCGTCAGGGTCAGAGCCTGGGTCAGGGCCATCAGAGGGGGAGAGGCTAAAGGAGAGCATCCCAGCGTCCCACCCAGTGTCCCACACCCCCGGAGAGAGCACCAGCCTCAGCCTGGCCCTCAGCCTGGGTCAGTCCACTGACAGCCTAGGGCCTTATGGAGACGGAGGGGGCGGTGAGGGCCAGGAGAAGAGGCCCAGCCTGGTGGATCGCCAGGCCTCCACTGTGGAGTACCTTCCAGGCATGCTCCACTCAGGCTGCTCCAAAGGTCTGCTGCCCAAGTTCTCCAGCTGGTCGCTGGTCAAGCTTGGCCCTGCTAAGACCTACAACCCCCACACTGGCCTGGAGCAGCCAGGCTTCCTGCCTGgctcctccttcctcctgccctGGGACGTGGTGATTCGCTCCCGCTCTGAAGAGGAGGTGGGCTTAACTGAGCCCTTGGATGGGGGACCCTCCTCCTGGCCGGCCCCCAACAAAACCGTGGCGGGGAAGCGGGGGAGTGCAGGGGGCCTTGGCCGGGGACGCAGGCGGGATGACGTGGCCCGGGCCTTCGTGGGCTTTGAGTATGAGGACAGTAGGGGCCGGCGTTTCCTCAGCTCAGGACCTGATAAAGTGGTGAAAGTGCTGGGGCCTGGAGGGGCCAAAGAGCCGGCCACCAGGGCCCTGAACACAGACATGCCCCTGTACATTCCCTCTCCAGCCCAGGGGCGTGGCCTAAAGACCCACTACGCCCAGCTGGCGCGCCTCTACATTGTGGTCCCTGACGCCCCCCTGGAGATAACACTCAACCCACAG GTCCAACCCGGCCCCCCTCCATGTCCAGTATTCCATCCCGAGCAGACAGAGCTGGTGCTGCCCCCCGATGGCCTGTGGGTCCTACGTTTCCCCTATTCCTATGTCACAGACCGTGGCCCATGCTACCCACCTAAAGAGAACCAGCCCCTGGCCAGCTACAAGGTCCTCAGAGGCATCCTGCGTGCCAACACTGCGAGCCCTCTTCCACCACAGTAA